The DNA region CCGAACAGCCACAGCGTGCGGTGCGAGAGGAAGGCGCGCCAGCCCTCGGCGCGGGCCGCCTCGGTGGCAGAGGGCGGGGCGGTGTCGGGCGCGCCGCCCCGGGCGGCGACGTGGTCGATGTCAGGCGCGCGGATGGCCGCCAGGCAGGCCAGGGCGCCCACGGCCATGGCCGCCATCATCACCAGCATCCACGGCGCCCCCAGCCAGTGGGCCAAGGCGGCGGCTCCCAGCGCGGAGACGATGTTGCCGCCATGGCTGTAGGCCTCGTTGCGGCCCGTCTGGTGGCGCAGGCCTGCGCTGCGCGCCAGGCCCAGCGTGAGGGCGGCCAGGCCCGCGGCCAGCAGCGCGCCGGCCACGCCGGTGAGCACCTGCGACAGCACCAGCACGGCGGGCGCGTGGCTGCGGAAGGCCACGGCGCTGGCGCCCAGGAGGGCCAGCGCGGCGACGGCGATCAGCACCCGCTTGGCGCGCATGCGGTCGGCCCAGGCGCCGGCCAGCGGTGTCGCCAGCATGCCGGCCAGCCCGCCGGCGGACAGGATGAGGCCGATGGTGGTCTGATCGATGCGCTGCGTCTGCAGGTAGGTGGCGAGGAAGGGGCCCAGGCCGTCCCGCACATCCGCCATGAAGAACGCCATCCAGGCCAGGGCGGTCAGCGAGGCGGCCGTGGCGGGCCCCGGGGCCGGGGCGCTGGCGAAGGCGCCCGCCGCGTCGGCAGGCCGGGGGCTGTCGGGGTGGTGCGGTGCGGCGGGCATGGCGGCGTTACCTTTTTACTTGTGGGGCTTGGGCGCGGGCAGGGCCTTGCCGTTGACGGTGTGCGCCTCCACCACGTGGCCGGCGCCGCCTTGCAGCGCGCGGGCCGGGCCGCTGGCGGTGACGGCATCGCCCGGCTTCAGCCCCAGGCGGGCGAAGCCGTCCGGGCGGGTGTGGACGAAGTCGCCGCTGTCCAGCACCACGCCGTTGGGCTCGCCATGGCGGGCATGGTGGAGGCGCACGACGCGGCCCTGCACCTGGCGCACGGCTTCCTGCACGGCGGGCGGCTGGCCGTCCACGGCCACCAGGCGCTCCAGCGCGTAGACCTCGTGCGGGGCGTCGCCGCGGGGCGGCACCACCGTGCCTTCGGCCACCAGCGACTGGCCGGGCCGCAGCGCCGCAAAGGCCTGGGCCGCGGCCTCGTCATGCGGGGCCAGCACGAACTGCACGGGCACGCTGTCCACATCCAGCAGCGCGCCTTCCACGCGGCCACGGGGGCTGTACAGCAGGTGCTGCAAACGTCCTTCGAGGGACCAGACATCGATCATCTTTTCAACGGCTTGGCTCATGGGTGTGTCTTTCTGAACGGGTGATGAAGGGGGCGACGGGACGGCGTGGCTCAGGGGCGGCGCGCCATGGGGCCGCGCAGCATGTCCTGCAGCGCATCGGGCGTGGCGCCCAGCTGCGCCGCCTCCAGCGAGGTGCCCAGGGCATTGCGCGTGCCCCAGCCGCGGGCCGACACGGTGGCTCCGGGGCGCAGCAGCGGCGCCACTGCGGCGGCCATGTGCGGCGGGAAGCGCACCACCGCGCCATCGTCCAGCAGCAGGCCGTGGGCGTCGCCGCGGCTGTTGACCAGCACGCGGGCGACGCGGCCGTCGGCCCGCAGCGGGGCCAGCGCGTCCTGCCGGGGCGGCGGCGGGCGCATGCCGGGCGCGGGCGGCATGTCTTCCACCGCGCGGCCCTGCGAGCGGACCACGCTGGCACGCAGCACGGGCGTGTCGGCGCGGCGCCAGCCGCTCACCTCGACCGGGTCGCCCGGACGCAGCCAGCCGGTGAGCGCGTCCGACAGGTGGGGCGGGAAGGCGATCTGCGTGCCGTCCTGCAGCAGCAGGCCGTCCGCTTCGCCGTTGGGGTTGGGCAGCCAGCGCTGCACGCGGCCGCTGGCAGTGGCCTGCTCCAGGGCCGCGGGCTGGGCGAAGGGCGGTGGTGGCACGGCGGCGCCGGGCGGCGGCGGAGGCAGGGGCCCAGGCTGGGCCGGAGCGGCCACCGCCACAGCGGCCAGTGCGGTGGCGGCCAGGGCCGCGCGGGCGGTGCGGCGCAGGAAGGAGGTGTCTCGGGACATGGCAGTCATCCTTGCGGAAGTGGAAGATGCCAAAAAGGTCTCAAGAGCCGTGCCAGCGCAGAAATCCTTAAGAATCAAGCACTTGCATGCGGCGGACGGGCTGCGGCGTGGATGACCGGGCGACAGCTTGTCCGGTTTCAGGACAGTGCCGGCCGGGCGCCTTCAGTGCGGCTCAGTCCAGCCCGTACTGCGCCAGCTTGCTGTACAGCAGCTGGCGGTGGATGCCCAGGTGCCGCGCGGCCTGCGAGCGGTTGCCTTCGGCCTGCGCCAGGGCGCGCTCCAGCAGCAGGCGCTCCAGCCGCTCCACGGCGGCGGGCAGGGGCAGCTCCAGCCAGTCCGCGGGCAGCGGGCCGGCGCCGCTGGCAGCGTCCGGTGCGCCTGGGAGCGCTTCGCCCCGCAGATCCAGGTCGGCGGCGGTGATGGCCGGGCCGCGCTGCAGGGCGTGGCAGCGTTCCATCACATTGCGCAGCTCGCGCACATTGCCGGGCCAGGCGTGGTCCAGCAGCGCCCGCGCCGCATCGGCCGCCAGGCGCTTGGCCGGGCGCGGCGCGGCCGCCCGGCGCAGGAAGTGCTCGGCCAGCGGCACGATGTCGGCCAGCCGATCGCGCAGGGGCGGCAGGGCGATGGTCAGCACCTCCAGGCGGTAGCGCAGGTCTTCGCGGAAGCGGCCCGCGCGCACGGCGGCGGCCAGGTCGCGGTGCGTGGCGGCCACAACGCGCACGTTCACCTTCACGGGCCGGTGGCTGCCCAGCGGCGTGACCTCGCCCTCCTGCAGCGCGCGCAGCAGCTTGGCCTGCACGTCGGGCGCCATGTCTCCGATCTCGTCGAGCAGCAGCACGCCGCCGTCCGCCGCGCGAAAGCACCCGGGCCGCTCGCCGGCGGCGCCGGTGAAGGCGCCCTTGACGTGGCCGAAGAGTTCGCTCTCCAGCAACTCCTTCGGGATGGCCGCGCAGTTCAGCGCCACGAAGGGGCCGGCGCTGCGGGCCGAGTGCCGGTGCAGCGCACGTGCCACCAGCTCCTTGCCGGTGCCCGTCTCGCCCTGCACCAGCACCGGCACATCGCTGGCGGCGGCCAGGCCGATGCGCTTGTGCACCTCGCGCATGGCCTCGCTGATGCCGATCAGCTCGCCCTCGTCTTCGGCGCCGGCCGGGCGCGCGGCAGCGGCCGGCGGCAGGGCGTCGTCGCCATCGCTCCGCGTGCGCAGCGCCCGGTCCAGCACGTCGATCACCGCCGCACGGCCCACTGGTTTGGTGAGGTGGTCGAAAGCGCCCAGGCGCATGGCCTCGATGGTGCCCGAGCCGCTGGCATAGGCCGTCAGCACCACCACCGGCGGCAGCTGCGGCAGGCGCGCGGCCAGGGCCGCCAGCGTCTCCAGGCCGTCCATGCCGGGCATGCGGTGGTCCAGGAAGATGGCGGCGTAGCGGTGCCGCTGGGCCAGGTCCAGCGCCTCGGGGCCGCTGGCCGCCTCGTGCACTTCATGGCCCAGGCCCTGCAGGGTCTCGGCCAGCGATTCGCGGAAGGCCGCGTCGTCGTCGACGGCTAGGATGCGCGCCATGGCAGCTCCAGGGTGAAACGGGCGCCGCCGCCCTCGCCCTCGCTCTCGCTCTCGCGCGGCGCGTAGTGCAGTTCGCCGCCGTGGGCCAGCGCCACCTCGCGCGCCAGCGCCAGGCCCAGGCCGTTGCCGTCGGTGCGGCCGGTGGCGAAGGGCTCGAACAGCTGGGCGCGCAGCGCGGGCGGCACGCCCGGGCCGTCGTCTTCCACGGTGATGCGGCACAGGGAGCGCGCGGCATCGGTCTCGGCAGAGAGGACCGCCTCGCCCCCGGCGGGCGCGTGGCGCACGGCGTTGTCCAGCAGGTTGTCGATGGCGCGCGCCACATGCACCGGGTCGAACACGGCCGTGGCCGGCGGCTCGCCGCGCAGCGCCAGGCGCACGCCGCGCGCGGCAGCGGCCGGGGCGGCGGTGTCCAGCCGCTCCTGCAGCCACGCGCGCAGATCCACGGTGCGCGGCGCCAGCTGCAGCGGCTGCACCAGGGCGAGCAGGCTCTGCACCAGCCCTTCGAGCCGGTCGATCTGCGTGCCGATGGCGGCCAGCGCGTCGGCATGGCGCGCGGGCGGGGCGGCCAGGGCGTTGTCGGCCTTGAGCCGCATGGCGGCGATGGGGTTGCGGATCTCGTGCGCCACCGAGGCCGTCATGCGGCCCAGGGCCGTGAGGCGCAGATCGCGGTGGCGCTGCGCCAGCGCTTCCTGCAGGCGGCGCTGGGCGTCCTGCAGGCGTGTGCCGAAGCCGTTGAATCCGTCCACGATGCGGTCCAGCTCACGGATGCCGGTGCGCTGCAGCACCGGGACGCCGTCGCCGTCCGCATGGGCCAGCGCGTGCTCCAGCCGCTGCACCTGGCGCAGCCCGCGCAGCAGCACCCAGCCGAGCCACGCGCCAGAGACGACCACCAGCAGCGCCAGCGCGGCGATGCCGGTGCGCAGGCTGTCCTGCGCGGCCAGCGCACCGGGGTGCACGCGCGTCATGGTCCACACGGCCGCGTCCGGGTGGGCGGCCAGGGGGCAGGCGGCGACGATCAGCACCTCGCGGCTGCCGCGCACCAGGTTCACCTGCGGCTGTTGGCCGGCGCTGGCCTGGCGGGCCAGCTCCACGATGAGGGGGGCCTCGGCGGCCGGCACGTCGCTCTTGACGCCGCTGCCTTCGTAGGTGGGATAGGCATAGGCCAGCATGTCGTGTCCGGCCCGCCAGACGCCGCCCTCGACGCGCGGCGCCTCCAGCAGCACCACGTGCAGCAGCACGCGCAACAGGTCCAGATGCGGGCTGCCGGCCACTGCCGAGGGCACCGAGCGGGCATAGCGCGTGGCGATCTCCTCGCAGGCCTGGGCGGCCCGCGCGCGGCCCGCGGCCACCTGGGCGCCGGCGCCGCTCTGGTAGAGCGCGACGAGGACGACGGCCACCAGCGCGCACGCCGCCAGCAGCAGGGTCCAGAACAGAAGCAGTTGGATGCGCAGGGAACGCACGGCGGGCGGAAAGGGTGGACGACGGCGGATGGTAAGGCCCGCCGTCCACCGCCCGCGTCAGCCGAGGGCGCGACGGGGCGGCTGCGCTGCGCGCGTTAGGCCGCTTCGGGGTAGAAGAGGCGCCGCGCCGGCACCGGCGCCACCGCGCGACCGATGGCGGCGATGTGGTCCGGCGTGGTGCCGCAGCAGCCGCCCACGATATTCACCAGGCCCTCGGCGGCGAACTCGTGCACCAGGCGGCTGGTGACCTCGGGCGTCTCGTCGAAGCCGGTGTCGCTCATCGGGTTGGGCAGGCCGGCGTTGGGGTAGCAGCTGATGAAGGTGTCTTCCGCCACGCGGTTCAGCTCCTGGATGTAGGGGCGCATCAGCGTGGCGCCCAGGGCGCAGTTGAGGCCGATGGCCAGCGGCCGCGCGTGGCGTACGCTGTGCCAGAAGGCCGTCACCGTCTGGCCCGACAGGATGCGGCCGGAGGCGTCGGTGACGGTGCCGCTGATGATCAGCGGCAGGCGCTCGCCGCTCTTTTCGAAGAACTCGTCGATGGCGAACAGGGCGGCCTTGGCGTTCAGCGTGTCGAAGATGGTCTCGACCAGCAGCACGTCGGCGCCGCCTTCGACCAGGGCTTCGGTCTGCTCGTAATACGCCGCACGCAGCTGCTCGAAGTCCACGTTGCGCGCGCCGGGGTCGTTCACGTCGGGGCTGATGCTGGCCGTCTTGGGCGTGGGGCCGAGGGCGCCGGCCACGAAGCGGGGCTTGTCCGGCGTGGAGTACTTGTCGCAGGCGGCGCGCGCCAGTTGGGCGGAGCGGAGGTTCATCTCGCGCGCCAGGTCGGCCATGTGGTAGTCCTCCTGCGCGATGGTCGTCGCGCCGAAGGTGTTGGTCTCGATCAGGTCGGCGCCGGCGGCCAAATAGCGCTCGTGGATGTCGCGGATCACGTCCGGGCGGGTGAGCGACAGCAGCTCGTTGTTGCCCTTCACGTCGCGAGGGAAGTCCTGGAACCGGTCGCCCGCGCCGTCGGCGCCGGTGTAGCCCTCGCCCCGGTACTGCGCCTCGCCCAGCTTGAAGCGCTGGATCATGGTGCCCATGGCGCCGTCGAGGATGGCGATGCGCTCGGCCAGGATGGCGGGCAGTTGCTGGGCACGGGTGTAGCAGGGCAGAGTCATCCCGCGATTGTAGGAAGTGCCGTCACCCTGTGCCGACAGAGGCCATGTCGAGAAAGGTGCGCAATGCTGGCGTGACGGCGTCCTCATGCCATGCCAATACCCCTACGGTGGGATGCTGCAGGCCGGCGATGGGAACGAAACGCACCCCCTTGACGGCGGCCTGCGCCATGGAGGCAGGCACCAGCGCCACGCCGATGCGCATGGAAACCAGGGCCACGACGGTGAGCCACTGCCGGGCTGCGTGGCGGGTGTGGGGGTGGATGCCGGCGCGGTAGAACAGGGCGATCACGTTGTCGTGGTTGGCAGGGGCGACTTCGCGCGAGAACATCACGAAGGTCTCACCGGCCAGGGCGCGCAGGTCCACGCAGGCTTGCTGGGCCATGGCATGGTCTTCGGGCAGGCAGCAGACGAAGTGGTCCGGCGCCAGCGGCAGGCTCGCCAGATGGTCGGGCACGGTATCGGCATTGAGAAACCCGGCATGCAGCTGGCGATGCAGCAGCGCATCGATCTGCTCGCCAGATGACATCTCCCGCAGGTTCACCTCGATGCCTGGTGCGCGCTCGCCGAAAGCGCGCACGATGGCAGGCATGTCACGATAGACCATCGATCCCGTGAAACCGATCTCGAGCCGGCCTCGCAACCCTGCCGCCACGGCGCGGGCCAGGTCGCCTGCGCGGTCCACTCGGTCCAGCACCACGCGCACCTCGACCAGGTAGGCTGTGCCTGCGGGCGTCAACGAGACGTGCTTGCTGGTGCGTTCGAAGAGCTTCACGCCCAGCTCGTCCTCCAGCGCCTTGATGCCGGAGCTGAGGGGTGGCTGCGTGATGGCCAGCCGCTCGGCGGCGCGGCCGAAATGCAGCTCTTCAGCCAGCACGGCGAAGTAGCGCAGCAGATGCAGTTTCATGCCGCCGATGATGCCAGCGCCGCTTGGCGGTCAGGTCGCAGGCTCGCTGCGGTCAATACGACTTGGGCAGGCCCAGCACCTTCTCGGCGATGAAGCACAGGATGAGCTGCGGGCTCACTGGAGCGAGGCGGGGAATCCATGACTCGCGCAGGTAGCGCTCCACGTGGTATTCCTTGGCGTAGCCCATGCCGCCATGGGTGAAGATGGCGCGTTCGCAGGCGTGATAGCAGGCCTCGGCCGCCAGGTACTTGGCGCTGTTGGCCTCTGCCGCGCAGGGCTGGTGCTGGTCATAGAGCCAGGCCGCCTTCTGCACCATGAGGTGGGCGGCCTCCAGCTCCATCCACGACAGGGCCAGCGGGTGCTGCACGCCCTGGTTCTGCCCAATGGGGCGGCCGAACACCTCGCGCTCATTAGCGTAGCCCGCAGCGCGCGCCAGGGCGGCGCGGCCCAGGCCCACGGCCTCGCTGGCGATCAGGATGCGCTCCGGGTTCAGGCCGTGCAGGATGTACTGAAATCCCTTCCCTTCCTCGCCCACGCGGTCTTCGACGGGGATGCGCAGCCCGTCGATGAACACCTGGTTGGAGTCCACGCACTTGCGGCCCAGCTTGTCGATCTCGCGCACTTCCACCGTGCTGCGGTCCAGGTCGGTATAGAACAGGCTCAGGCCCTCGGTGCCCGTGCATTCCTCGACTGGCGTGGTGCGCGCCAGCAGCAGGATCTTGTTGGCCACCTGGGCGGTGCTGATCCACACCTTCTGGCCGTGCACCACGTAGTGATCGCCTTCGCGCACGGCGCGTGTCTTCAGCTTGAGGGTGTTCAGCCCGGTGTTGGGCTCGGTCACCCCGAAGCAGGCCTTGTCCGTGCCCTGGATGAGCGGCGGCAGCCATCGGGCCTTTTGTTCGTCGGTGCCGAACACCACCACCGGGTGCAGTCCGAAGATGTTCATGTGCACGGCCGAGGCGCCCGACAGGCCTGCGCCCGTGGCTGCAATGGTGTGCATCATCAGCGCGGCCTCGCTGATGCCCAGGCCCGCACCGCCGTATTGCTCGGGCATGGCGATGCCCAGCCAGCCGGCGTCGGCCAGCGCGCGGTGGAAGTCGTGCGGGAAACCGCCTTCGCGGTCCTTGGTAAGCCAGTAGTCGGCATCGAAAGGCGCACAGACACGTTCTATGGCGTCCTTGATCTGCGCGTGTTCGGTAGAGAGGGCGAAGTTCATGCTCATAGGGCAGGACGGATGACTTTGTCTGGCGACTCCCCATACGGCGGGCTGTAGATCACCAGCAGCTTCACGGGTGTGTCGCTGGTCACCCTGAACACGTGCATCTGATCGGCCGGAAAGAAGCACATGTCCCCCGGCACCATGTCGAAGCATTCGCCGGCCACCTCGGCGCGGGCAGTGCCCTCCAGCAAGTAGCACGACTGCTCGATGCCCGGGTGCGCGTGGGGCAGGGCGCCGCCGCCCCTGTGCAGCGTGCCCAGCAGCACCTCCATCTGCTGCGCGCCCACGGTTTCGGGGCCGATCAGGCGCTGGTTGTGCGTGTGGTGGTGGTTGGCGGGCTGGTAGCTGGGCACCTGGGCCTGGCGCACCAGGTAGCGGGGCGTGGGGTGGGTCATGCGGGTTCTCCGTGGGATGTGCGGCAGGCGCCCTGGGCCAGCAAGGCATCGATCTGGGCGGGGGTGTAGCCGGCCTGCGCCAGCAAGGCGCGCGTGTGCTGGCCCAACTGGGGGGCTGGGGGCAGGTCGTGCGCGGGCGGGGTGGCCGACCAGCGCGTGGGGTGGGCCATGGCGTGCATGGGGCCTTCGGTGGGATGCAACGTGTCGTGCAGAAAACCGGTGGCGCGTAACTGCGGGTTGGTCAGCAGGTCGGCCGGCGAGTTCATGGGCATGTGCGGCACATCGGCGGCGTCCAGCAGCGTTTGCCATTCGGCGGTGGTGCGGCTGCGCAGGATGCGGGCGACCTCGGCGTAGACGGCATCGATGTGCGCGGCCCGCGCGCTGTGCGTCGCAAAGCGTGGATCGCGGGCCAGCCCCTCGGTCTCGCCGATGGCCGCGAAGAAGCTGCGCCAGTGCTTGTCGTTGTAGATCAGCACGCACAGCATGCCGTCGGCTGTGGCGTAGGGCTTGCGGTGGGCGGTGAGCAGGCGGGCATAGCCGGGCTCACCCTGGGGTGGATCGAAGGTCAGGCCGGCCATGTGGTCGCCCAGAACGAACTGGGCCATGGCCTCGAACATAGGCACGACGATGGCCTGGCCCTGGCCGGTCTTTTCGCGGGCATAGAGTGCGGCGGTGACGGCATACACGGCGTGCAGGCCGGTCACCCGGTCCGACAGCGTGGTGGGCGCATAGCTGGGCTCGGGGGCGCCGTACTGCTGCATGAGCCAGGGGATCCCGGTGGCGCCCTGGATCAGGTCGTCGTAGGCAGGGCGCGCGGCGTCCGGACCGTCCTGGTCGAAACCGCAGCAGCTCACGTGGATGATGCGCGGATTGCGCGCCTGCACGGCGTCGTAGTCCAGGCCCAGGCGGGCCAGGGCCTGCGGGCGCACATTGCTGATGAGTACATCGCAGCCTTCGGCCAGCCGCAGTGCCGCTTCGCGCCCTTCGGGGTGTTTCAGGTTCAGCGCAATGCTGTGCTTGCCGACGTTGGCATGCAGAAAGATGTGGCCCATGCCAGGGTGGCGCATGGGGCCCACGTGGCGCATGTTGTCGCCGTCGGGCGTCTCCACCTTGATGACCTCGGCACCCAGTTGCGCCAGGATCTGCGTGGCAAAGGGGCCCATGATCACGGAGGTGAGATCGAGCACGCGCACGCCGGCCAATGGGCCCGTCCGTGGCGTGGGCGGAGTAGAGCAAGAAGAGTCGTCTGTCATATCATGTTCCGTTGAACAGGCCTGTTCGGCAGCGTTGCCCATGGCCATCGCGCAGCGCGGCCCAGACCAGCAGACGCCGTGGAACTGGCTCTGCCAGGCCACTGGCGTCGTCCCCCTTCCCATCGCGCAGCGATGAGAGAAGGGGGAAGCGGCGCAGCCGCTCAGGGGGATGCTTCCTTTACTCAGGCTTGATGCCTGCCTGTCGGATGAGTGAGCCCCAGTGCGTGAGCTGTTGTGCGACGTACTGGCTGAACTCTTCCGGTGTCTTGCTGGGCCAGACCTGGAAGCCGATCTGGGCCAGCTTGTCCTGCGTGTCCTTGTCGGCCAGCACGGCCTGCAGTTCGGTGTTGATGCGGTTCACGACGGTAGGCGGCATGCCAGCCGGGCCGAAGACGCCGTTCCAGGACGTGAGATCGAACCCCTTCACCGTCTGGCCGATGGGCGGCACGCCCGGCAGCAGAGGGGAGGGTTGGGCCGTGGTGATGGCCAGCGTGCGCACCTTGTCGCCCGTGAGCATGCTCTTGCCCGAGCCAAGGTCCACCACATAGGCCAGCACCTGGCCGCCCAGCAAGTCGGTCAGCGCCTGCGGACTGGACTTGTAGGGCACGCCCAGGATGTCCACCTTGGCGATGTGCTTAATGCTTTCCATGGCCACCAGCGAGGTGCTGTTGGGCGTGGCGTAGCTGAGCTTGCCGGGGTTGGCACGGGCGTAGTCGATGAACTCCGCCATGGTCTTGGCGGGCACGCTGGGGTGCACGACCAGGGCAAAGGGCAGCTCGCCCGTGCGGGCCACGGGCGTGAAGTCCTTGATGGGGTCGTACTTCAGATTGCTGTACAGCGCCGGATTGGCCGAATGCGAGGTGTTGGTCGTCATGAACAGCGTGTAGCCGTCCGGTTTGGCCTTGGCCACGATCTGTGCGGCCACCTGGCCATTGGCGCCGGGCTTGTTATCCACCAGCACCGGCTGCTTGAGCCGGTCGGCCAGCTTCTGGCCCACGGTGCGGGCCACCGCATCGGTGCCGCTGCCGGCCGCAAACGGCACGACCATGGTGATGGGGGCGTTGGGGTAGGGCTGCTGGGCGAGTGCGGGTTGGCCGGTCGCCAGCACACCGCAGGCCACCAGCGTGGCGCGGAAGAGTCGTTGCATGTCTTTGTCTCCTGATCGTTCGGTACATGCCCCTGTGCCGGGGCTGAGGGGCATCTTGGCGGCGCTAGCCATTTGCGTCCAATTGAATAATCGGACCGATTCATTCGCTCTGCGAATCGTTGAGATGCCTTCTTGCGAATGCGGGAGGATGGAGCGCGGGGCGCACAATAGCGGCCTTGCGTGCATGCGGGGCCCGGGCGGCTTCCGGTGCATGGATCTCAGCCAAATTGGCATGTAGCGCTTAATGACGAGCGCTGTTAGCTATCAAATAGAGAGTATTCGAGTTTGTCTCCCGCGCATTTCGTCCTGCACGACGTCTTTGGCTACGAGCATTTCCGCGGCCCGCAGGAGGCCATCGTCCGGCATGTGATCGATGGCGGCGACGCGCTCGTGCTCATGCCCACGGGCGGCGGCAAGTCGCTGTGCTACCAGGTGCCGGCCATCGTGCGGCGCGATGCGGGCAAGGGCGTGGCCATCGTGGTGTCGCCCCTCATCGCGCTCATGCACGACCAGGTGGGCGCCCTGCACGAGGCCGGCGTGGACGCCGCCTTCCTCAACTCCACGCTCGACTGGCAGCAGACGCAGGACCTGGAGCGGCGCGTGGCGCGCGGCGACATCACCATGCTCTACGCCGCCCCCGAGCGGCTGACGACCCCGCGCTTCCTGGAGCTGCTGGACGGCCTGCACCAGCGCGGCCAGCTGTCGATGTTCGCCATCGACGAGGCGCACTGCGTGAGCCAGTGGGGCCACGACTTCCGCCCCGAGTACCGCGCGCTCACCGTGCTGCACGAGCGCTATCCGGGCGTGCCGCGCATCGCGCTCACCGCCACGGCGGACGAACTCACGCGCGCCGACATCGTCGAGCGGCTGCAGCTCGAGAGCGCGGAGCACTTCGTCAGCAGCTTCGACCGCCCCAACATCCGCTACACCATCGTCGAGAAGAAGGAGCCGCTGGCGCAGCTGCTGCGCTTCATCGAGCGCGAGCACCCCGAGGACGCGGGCGTGGTCTATTGCCAGACGCGCAAGCGGGTGGAAGAGATGTCCGCCGCGCTGGTCGATGCCGGCCTGAAGTCGCTGCCCTACCACGCCGGCCTGCCGCCCGAGGTGCGCCAGGAGAACCAGGACCGCTTCCTGCGAGAGGAAGGCATCGTGATGGCCGCGACCATCGCTTTCGGCATGGGCATCGACAAGCCGGACGTGCGCTTCGTCGCCCACGTGGACATGCCCAAGAACATCGAGGGCTACTACCAGGAAACCGGCCGTGCCGGCCGCGACGGACTGCCCGCCGATGCCTGGATGGCCTACG from Paracidovorax wautersii includes:
- a CDS encoding MFS transporter, producing MPAAPHHPDSPRPADAAGAFASAPAPGPATAASLTALAWMAFFMADVRDGLGPFLATYLQTQRIDQTTIGLILSAGGLAGMLATPLAGAWADRMRAKRVLIAVAALALLGASAVAFRSHAPAVLVLSQVLTGVAGALLAAGLAALTLGLARSAGLRHQTGRNEAYSHGGNIVSALGAAALAHWLGAPWMLVMMAAMAVGALACLAAIRAPDIDHVAARGGAPDTAPPSATEAARAEGWRAFLSHRTLWLFGLACALFHLGNAAMLPLLNQRLAATVPDSAPLLWTGIAIVVAQLTMVPVALWVARSRRFDLPVFVYLAILALPVRGVLAWAIPEAWANIPVQILDGLAAGALGVATPLMVERYVRGSGRYNASLGLVMTLQGVGASLSPAIANSVVGAQGHFGLAFAVLAGCALLALPVFWMAQRSAGPSAQLPAAAVAPA
- a CDS encoding sigma-54 dependent transcriptional regulator produces the protein MARILAVDDDAAFRESLAETLQGLGHEVHEAASGPEALDLAQRHRYAAIFLDHRMPGMDGLETLAALAARLPQLPPVVVLTAYASGSGTIEAMRLGAFDHLTKPVGRAAVIDVLDRALRTRSDGDDALPPAAAARPAGAEDEGELIGISEAMREVHKRIGLAAASDVPVLVQGETGTGKELVARALHRHSARSAGPFVALNCAAIPKELLESELFGHVKGAFTGAAGERPGCFRAADGGVLLLDEIGDMAPDVQAKLLRALQEGEVTPLGSHRPVKVNVRVVAATHRDLAAAVRAGRFREDLRYRLEVLTIALPPLRDRLADIVPLAEHFLRRAAAPRPAKRLAADAARALLDHAWPGNVRELRNVMERCHALQRGPAITAADLDLRGEALPGAPDAASGAGPLPADWLELPLPAAVERLERLLLERALAQAEGNRSQAARHLGIHRQLLYSKLAQYGLD
- a CDS encoding HAMP domain-containing sensor histidine kinase, with the translated sequence MRSLRIQLLLFWTLLLAACALVAVVLVALYQSGAGAQVAAGRARAAQACEEIATRYARSVPSAVAGSPHLDLLRVLLHVVLLEAPRVEGGVWRAGHDMLAYAYPTYEGSGVKSDVPAAEAPLIVELARQASAGQQPQVNLVRGSREVLIVAACPLAAHPDAAVWTMTRVHPGALAAQDSLRTGIAALALLVVVSGAWLGWVLLRGLRQVQRLEHALAHADGDGVPVLQRTGIRELDRIVDGFNGFGTRLQDAQRRLQEALAQRHRDLRLTALGRMTASVAHEIRNPIAAMRLKADNALAAPPARHADALAAIGTQIDRLEGLVQSLLALVQPLQLAPRTVDLRAWLQERLDTAAPAAAARGVRLALRGEPPATAVFDPVHVARAIDNLLDNAVRHAPAGGEAVLSAETDAARSLCRITVEDDGPGVPPALRAQLFEPFATGRTDGNGLGLALAREVALAHGGELHYAPRESESEGEGGGARFTLELPWRAS
- a CDS encoding homocysteine S-methyltransferase family protein, which encodes MTLPCYTRAQQLPAILAERIAILDGAMGTMIQRFKLGEAQYRGEGYTGADGAGDRFQDFPRDVKGNNELLSLTRPDVIRDIHERYLAAGADLIETNTFGATTIAQEDYHMADLAREMNLRSAQLARAACDKYSTPDKPRFVAGALGPTPKTASISPDVNDPGARNVDFEQLRAAYYEQTEALVEGGADVLLVETIFDTLNAKAALFAIDEFFEKSGERLPLIISGTVTDASGRILSGQTVTAFWHSVRHARPLAIGLNCALGATLMRPYIQELNRVAEDTFISCYPNAGLPNPMSDTGFDETPEVTSRLVHEFAAEGLVNIVGGCCGTTPDHIAAIGRAVAPVPARRLFYPEAA
- a CDS encoding LysR substrate-binding domain-containing protein, encoding MKLHLLRYFAVLAEELHFGRAAERLAITQPPLSSGIKALEDELGVKLFERTSKHVSLTPAGTAYLVEVRVVLDRVDRAGDLARAVAAGLRGRLEIGFTGSMVYRDMPAIVRAFGERAPGIEVNLREMSSGEQIDALLHRQLHAGFLNADTVPDHLASLPLAPDHFVCCLPEDHAMAQQACVDLRALAGETFVMFSREVAPANHDNVIALFYRAGIHPHTRHAARQWLTVVALVSMRIGVALVPASMAQAAVKGVRFVPIAGLQHPTVGVLAWHEDAVTPALRTFLDMASVGTG
- a CDS encoding acyl-CoA dehydrogenase family protein — translated: MNFALSTEHAQIKDAIERVCAPFDADYWLTKDREGGFPHDFHRALADAGWLGIAMPEQYGGAGLGISEAALMMHTIAATGAGLSGASAVHMNIFGLHPVVVFGTDEQKARWLPPLIQGTDKACFGVTEPNTGLNTLKLKTRAVREGDHYVVHGQKVWISTAQVANKILLLARTTPVEECTGTEGLSLFYTDLDRSTVEVREIDKLGRKCVDSNQVFIDGLRIPVEDRVGEEGKGFQYILHGLNPERILIASEAVGLGRAALARAAGYANEREVFGRPIGQNQGVQHPLALSWMELEAAHLMVQKAAWLYDQHQPCAAEANSAKYLAAEACYHACERAIFTHGGMGYAKEYHVERYLRESWIPRLAPVSPQLILCFIAEKVLGLPKSY
- a CDS encoding cupin domain-containing protein, which translates into the protein MTHPTPRYLVRQAQVPSYQPANHHHTHNQRLIGPETVGAQQMEVLLGTLHRGGGALPHAHPGIEQSCYLLEGTARAEVAGECFDMVPGDMCFFPADQMHVFRVTSDTPVKLLVIYSPPYGESPDKVIRPAL
- a CDS encoding CoA transferase, giving the protein MTDDSSCSTPPTPRTGPLAGVRVLDLTSVIMGPFATQILAQLGAEVIKVETPDGDNMRHVGPMRHPGMGHIFLHANVGKHSIALNLKHPEGREAALRLAEGCDVLISNVRPQALARLGLDYDAVQARNPRIIHVSCCGFDQDGPDAARPAYDDLIQGATGIPWLMQQYGAPEPSYAPTTLSDRVTGLHAVYAVTAALYAREKTGQGQAIVVPMFEAMAQFVLGDHMAGLTFDPPQGEPGYARLLTAHRKPYATADGMLCVLIYNDKHWRSFFAAIGETEGLARDPRFATHSARAAHIDAVYAEVARILRSRTTAEWQTLLDAADVPHMPMNSPADLLTNPQLRATGFLHDTLHPTEGPMHAMAHPTRWSATPPAHDLPPAPQLGQHTRALLAQAGYTPAQIDALLAQGACRTSHGEPA